Below is a genomic region from Rhinatrema bivittatum chromosome 8, aRhiBiv1.1, whole genome shotgun sequence.
CCTTCTGTCGTGGGTATAGATGCACCACGCATAAATatattacctgatattaatttaAAAGGAGCAAAACTAAAGGGCAGTGTGAATGCCACAGGTGATATTAATGTTCCTACTGTTGGCATAAGTGGTGGAGATTTGCCAGGCTTTGCCAGAGTGGAAGGGTCTGATACAGATATGAATATAAAGCTTTCAAAACCAACTATTGGTACTTCTGGTGCAGAGATTAAAAGTGCAATTGCTCCTGGCTATGGTGTAAGTGTTGATTCTCCTGATTTTAAAATTGACAGATCTGATATCAGCCTAAAAGGACCTACTTTAAAGATACCAGGAGATCTATCTGGGGACATTAAAAGTCCAAAGATGAATGTAAACATTGGTACAGAATCTGAACTTAAAGGGCCTCGGTTTTTACCTTCTTCAGGTATGGATGTGCGCATGCCAACTGTTACAGGAGGCATTCACATACCTGGGCAAAAATTAGAGGGTGAGATGACAGGTCCCAAAGTAGGAGCTGTATCTCAAGTAAATGTAAACGATCCTCAGAGCAACTTAGCTAGTCCATTAGGCAAAGTGATATTCCCCAAATTGAAGATGCCAAAGTTCACATATGCAGGGCCTGAGTTGACTGGAAGAGAAGTAGGGGTTGATGTGAATTTTCCAAAGCCAGATGCAAATATTCAGGCTAGCAATATGGATATTGATCTTGAACAAGATGTCAGAATCAAAAAATCTAAAATCAAAATGCCAAAGTTTAATTTTTCTAAGCAAAAAGGAAAAGGCGGAGATGTGAACCTGGGGTCAACGGAAGCTTCTGTTTCAGTGCAGGGATTGAAAGATTTGAAAAGTTCAAAGTCTAGCCTGGGCTCTGCAGAGGGGGAAGTGGACATAATAAAAGCATCATCACATTTGGAGAGTGAAGGTGCTACGGTTTCTCCAAAAGGAAAGTCCTCGACATTTGAGTTTTCATTATTTAAAAGTAAAAAGCCTCGGCACAGGTCTTCCTCTTTAAGTGATGAGCAGGAGCTCTCCTCCCCTTCCATGCCAAGCGGCACGCAGGAATTTGAGGGTGGCACCGCATCACTAGAGGgcaagaaagggaaggagaagcaTTCAAAACTGAAATTTGGCACCTTTGGTGGTCTGGGATCGAAAACAAAAGGGTCTTATGAGGTTACATTAAGTGGTGATGAGGCAGGAGATATTCAGGGTAGTGGTGTCTCTTTGACATCCAAAAAATCCTGAATTTCTTCATCTTTTGGCAATGACAGTGGTAGAAAAGGAGTTGAGCAGTTACCAAAGGCAGAAGTTGCAGAAAAGAAAGAGTAAATGTTCTgagtatgtatataaatatatatatctttttttgtgttttgtataTAAATTTCATAGCTTGAATTCTTTCAAACTCAGCAATGAGATGAATGTCTGAGGAATTGCCTTCATGCGTATCCTTTACAGGAATGGATCTAAAGTTAAGTGGCACTGAGGTTGTAACAGATAAAACGTGCATCAGATCCATATCGTGCAGCTGGCAGGACTTCCCACGTGTGCATTTTATGCTGAGACCTTATGTTTACTAGCAGGTTATTTCATACAAGTCTCATTATACGGCATTCTTTTTCAGTCTTGGTTTATGGAAATCATGTTTccattttaattcattttggcTTTTAGGGGCTTTGACATGTGTAATAAAATTGATTTTTATTAAATACTGTAAAACATATCGACCCAACTGAGATGTGTCTTATTTGTATATTCAAATGAAATTTCAatatatgctaaaaaaaaaaaaaaaaagatcatttttttcagtttactCTGGGAGACTGTGGAATATTATAATTGCCAATATTTTCTAATGTGGAAACAACAGtctttctttctgaaagaaaagcTAATTAAAAATACAGATTAATTTATACATTCATTATTTTACTGACATCATCTTAGTTGGCGACATATGTtacgtttattatttttattgtataggAGAATGTTTTTTTCTTACATATGTGATGCAGATATTTGTGACTGCCACTTTTCTGATGCTTGTTAAAGTTTCTGTTAATAAATTTGTCTTGATTTCAGAACTCTGTCAGCACTTTAATGGCAAATTAATAAGGAATGTAAGAAGACTGATCTTGTAAAATTCAAATAAACTGTTTATTAACCTTCACATTTCATCTGGTCTGACTTGCTCTTTTAACAGAACATAACACTTGAATATTTGACTTGCACTTCCACAAGTGCTCATGGTGAGGCACAACAGGTAATCCTATTTCTATAAATAATTTAATTCCCGGTATATACCACCTAGATCCTGACAATGTCTTGGGATATTCCCTCCTTTTCCAATATTCTAAAAAATTACTTTGAATTATCCCTTAAAAGgtgcattttgaaaatgttatgtgcgtaaatagtctctacttgcatattccatattttagaaaagtaaaaaatattcacatattttcacttttgtgcgcACATACACGTGTAAACATGGAGTGTTCTGGAGCGGGGGTCATCACCTAGtgcgcataagttgctattttaaaaagaccgtgcatacatttgccaacttactagCGTATTTTTATGCCTGCTGATTATCTGGTATAAGTGATTTTAAAACTTCTTTTTGTGTAAATTGGTTGGAAGGTCTGTGCAAAAtgtggggagttcaggctgaagaatccaGCAGGtcctcgatgacctggagaaggattgggcaagctggtagactaattggtaaactggtattAATTTAtgcgcacttgttttaaaattggccaaatTACACACATATATCAAGACTTATGTAAAGTCCTACTGTTGcaggtaaaatatatgtgcatatattttttttaaataggcaggAAAAGCATGCATGTGCAAATGCATTGCCacatatgtggtttcaatgcattgcatgtattcacgtgtaagcctacatatgtgcatatgttatggGGTAAAGCACGTATTttatatgtgcaggatataaaataatGTGGTAAAACTATGCATGGCCATATAAAACACATATTATGATGCTGTGCACAGTTCTTTTGAAAGCTAtccttccctgtgttcctctagTATCTCCAAATATTCTTAAATACCCTCAATTATCCCTCATGCATACCACGTTTTACAATATTCACCATCTCTCAAATAATcccttacataaaaacataacataactg
It encodes:
- the LOC115098348 gene encoding neuroblast differentiation-associated protein AHNAK-like, which gives rise to MLKGDLDISGDIKGPSLDVDAPNIDFKHEGVKVKMPDVSMSGPTLQGTDADFQVRLPKGNIDVSGPKIKGDMRIPGMTASFDAPEMNVKSPDGKLKGLAGQLPSLDVSAPRISGPDFDVNLKEPKLKGDLDISGVPSVVGIDAPRINILPDINLKGAKLKGSVNATGDINVPTVGISGGDLPGFARVEGSDTDMNIKLSKPTIGTSGAEIKSAIAPGYGVSVDSPDFKIDRSDISLKGPTLKIPGDLSGDIKSPKMNVNIGTESELKGPRFLPSSGMDVRMPTVTGGIHIPGQKLEGEMTGPKVGAVSQVNVNDPQSNLASPLGKVIFPKLKMPKFTYAGPELTGREVGVDVNFPKPDANIQASNMDIDLEQDVRIKKSKIKMPKFNFSKQKGKGGDVNLGSTEASVSVQGLKDLKSSKSSLGSAEGEVDIIKASSHLESEGATVSPKGKSSTFEFSLFKSKKPRHRSSSLSDEQELSSPSMPSGTQEFEGGTASLEGKKGKEKHSKLKFGTFGGLGSKTKGSYEVTLSGDEAGDIQGSGVSLTSKKS